The Halosimplex litoreum genome has a window encoding:
- a CDS encoding uroporphyrinogen-III C-methyltransferase, whose protein sequence is MSAIGRPISLGLVALVVLTVAGAAGATVLYQDSAQQLRSQNDALRSETAQLTDRLDRTRTELRTVRQRLNETRAQLNTRTEDVDQVAGTLNRTERQLNTTEAQLSRTRTRLANAEQNVTRLERDVSDLEDRRDELEAQVSDLRERRDELESTVSDLRSRVDTLETDLSDTEDRIDELEVALAERDDRVDALESNVTDLRDDLDRKNRTIADLEDDVERLDIVLRNRNATVRTLEARLDDRNATIRDLESDLDELCSDSANQDEAACEGYG, encoded by the coding sequence GTGAGCGCAATCGGCCGACCGATCAGCCTGGGCCTGGTCGCCCTCGTCGTGCTCACCGTCGCCGGCGCGGCGGGCGCGACCGTCCTCTATCAGGACTCCGCCCAGCAACTCCGGTCACAGAACGACGCCCTCCGCAGCGAAACGGCCCAGCTGACCGACCGGCTCGACCGGACTCGCACCGAGTTGCGGACAGTGCGACAACGGCTCAACGAGACGCGTGCACAGCTGAACACCCGAACCGAAGACGTCGACCAGGTCGCCGGCACGCTCAACCGCACCGAGCGCCAGCTCAACACCACCGAGGCCCAGCTCTCGCGGACGCGTACACGACTCGCGAACGCAGAGCAGAACGTCACCCGGCTGGAACGTGACGTGAGCGACCTCGAGGACCGCCGCGACGAGCTGGAAGCGCAGGTCTCGGACCTGCGTGAGCGCCGCGACGAACTGGAGTCGACCGTCTCCGACCTGCGCAGTCGGGTCGACACCCTCGAGACGGACCTGTCGGACACCGAAGACCGCATCGACGAGCTGGAGGTGGCGCTCGCCGAACGCGACGACCGCGTCGACGCGCTCGAATCCAACGTCACCGACCTCCGTGACGACCTCGACCGGAAGAATCGCACCATCGCGGACCTGGAGGACGACGTCGAGCGGCTGGATATCGTACTGCGGAACCGAAACGCGACCGTTCGGACGCTCGAAGCCAGGCTCGACGACAGGAACGCCACGATTCGGGACCTGGAATCCGACCTCGACGAACTCTGTTCGGACTCGGCGAACCAGGACGAGGCGGCCTGTGAGGGGTACGGATGA
- a CDS encoding DUF7502 family protein — protein MTDDGGHRARMDAAIGAIRREAWKAAVTAAAVEAAAVFLGANLVLAAVDPTWLPDRVRVPASATEAVGSAVGRDLGTVALPGSATVAVAVGALALAVAVWLWLREPLVEQFEAVNPVVAEKLRTARDAVEDDADSRMARRLYDEVLADLRESSAVGLLNVGRLGAVAVVIVALSLATVQVAVVDLALFDRPQPETNGSADEPTNYTGLLDGDRVLGDREEVSAGDDNQTAEIESSGGGRDVEEDRTFPDRGSSGADNGNSGGVDSQQAAFAAPEQVEDADLVREYNRRIRDGGGATDGSGNGDSDDGGTGGGDGGDGVGDS, from the coding sequence ATGACCGACGACGGTGGCCACCGTGCGCGGATGGACGCGGCGATCGGAGCGATCCGCCGTGAGGCCTGGAAAGCGGCCGTCACGGCCGCGGCCGTCGAGGCGGCGGCGGTCTTCCTCGGCGCCAACCTCGTCCTCGCGGCGGTCGACCCGACGTGGCTCCCGGACCGGGTCCGCGTTCCGGCGAGCGCGACCGAGGCCGTCGGTTCGGCGGTCGGTCGCGACCTCGGGACCGTCGCCCTGCCGGGGTCGGCGACCGTGGCCGTCGCGGTCGGCGCGCTCGCGCTGGCGGTCGCAGTCTGGCTGTGGCTGCGCGAGCCGCTCGTCGAGCAGTTCGAGGCGGTCAACCCCGTGGTCGCCGAGAAGCTGCGGACCGCCCGGGACGCCGTCGAAGACGACGCCGACTCGCGGATGGCCCGGCGGCTCTACGACGAGGTGCTGGCCGACCTCCGGGAGAGTTCGGCGGTCGGCCTGCTGAACGTCGGTCGACTCGGTGCGGTCGCGGTCGTGATCGTCGCGCTGAGCCTCGCGACGGTGCAGGTTGCGGTCGTCGACCTGGCGCTGTTCGACCGGCCTCAGCCAGAGACGAACGGGTCGGCGGACGAACCGACGAACTACACTGGACTGCTCGACGGCGACCGCGTCCTCGGCGACCGCGAGGAGGTGTCGGCCGGCGACGACAACCAGACCGCCGAGATCGAGTCCTCCGGTGGTGGCCGCGACGTCGAGGAGGACCGCACCTTCCCCGACCGCGGGTCGAGCGGCGCCGACAACGGGAACTCCGGCGGCGTCGACAGCCAGCAGGCGGCGTTCGCCGCCCCCGAGCAGGTCGAAGACGCCGACCTCGTCCGCGAGTACAACCGGCGGATCCGCGACGGGGGCGGTGCGACCGACGGCAGCGGTAACGGCGACAGCGACGACGGCGGTACCGGCGGTGGAGACGGCGGCGACGGCGTCGGCGACAGCTAA
- a CDS encoding AAA family ATPase: protein MQDESDTDDVDALQAKLAAAREEVGERIVGQDEVLEGLFVCILADGNALLESNPGLGKTTMVRTVAEVTDLAFSRVQNTPDLMPSDITGTEIIRETDDGREFVFEKGPVFANVVLADEINRATPKTQAALLEAMQERQVTAGGETYALPDPFFVLATQNPIDQGGTYALPEAQTDRFMFKLLVDYPEADEERDIVDLYTSGSQQVPVEQALTRDEIREAQELVREVPIAEDLRDRAIELVRRTRETDEVEFGASPRASMALVVAAKARAFLRGRNHVSEADIEALAAPVLRHRIILDFRAERDGRTPDDVIADLLE from the coding sequence ATGCAAGACGAATCCGACACGGACGACGTGGACGCACTGCAAGCGAAACTCGCAGCGGCCCGCGAGGAGGTCGGCGAGCGCATCGTCGGCCAGGACGAGGTGCTCGAAGGGCTGTTCGTGTGTATCCTCGCCGACGGCAACGCCTTGCTCGAATCGAACCCCGGGCTGGGCAAGACGACGATGGTCCGCACCGTCGCCGAAGTGACCGACCTGGCCTTCTCGCGGGTGCAGAACACCCCCGACCTGATGCCCTCGGACATCACCGGCACCGAGATCATCCGCGAGACCGACGACGGCCGCGAGTTCGTCTTCGAGAAGGGACCGGTCTTCGCCAACGTCGTCCTCGCCGACGAGATCAACCGGGCGACCCCGAAGACCCAGGCCGCACTGCTGGAGGCGATGCAGGAACGGCAGGTCACCGCAGGCGGCGAGACCTACGCGCTGCCCGACCCCTTCTTCGTCCTCGCGACCCAGAACCCCATCGACCAGGGCGGCACCTACGCCCTCCCGGAGGCCCAGACCGACCGCTTCATGTTCAAGCTCCTAGTCGACTACCCCGAGGCCGACGAGGAACGGGACATCGTCGACCTGTACACCAGCGGCAGCCAGCAGGTCCCCGTCGAACAGGCGCTCACCCGCGACGAGATCCGCGAGGCCCAGGAACTCGTCCGCGAGGTCCCGATCGCCGAGGACCTGCGCGACCGCGCCATCGAACTCGTCCGGCGGACCCGCGAGACCGACGAGGTCGAGTTCGGTGCCAGCCCGCGGGCCAGCATGGCACTGGTCGTCGCCGCGAAGGCCCGCGCGTTCCTCCGCGGGCGCAATCACGTCTCGGAGGCGGACATCGAGGCGCTCGCGGCGCCCGTCCTCCGCCACCGTATCATCCTCGACTTCCGCGCCGAACGGGACGGACGAACCCCGGACGACGTGATCGCCGACCTGCTGGAGTGA
- a CDS encoding DUF58 domain-containing protein has translation MAIDPDFLDELDRFDAALDRETAALRQGEQQSPRVGEGLTFSDYRRYSPGDDTRLVDWKLFARTEEYYIKQFEEERNLTVHVLLDASASMDYGDGERHKFEYAAKIGLGFCYLTAEEHNDFRMSTMGERSERLDTGRSNRGEVLGLIDQLDDLDPEGEADFETVLEAYADRIRSRSLVVVLTDCLAEPERIESGVSALARNEVDVLLVRVMAPDERDPGIVGDALFADPESETTRRSYFSQSLADTYRSRLDAHVDEVNQRVTALGGEHVLVDTGDEYFGSFASVWLG, from the coding sequence GTGGCGATAGATCCCGACTTCCTCGACGAGCTCGACCGCTTCGACGCCGCGCTGGACCGGGAGACCGCCGCCCTCCGCCAGGGCGAGCAGCAGTCACCGCGCGTCGGCGAGGGGCTCACCTTCAGCGACTACCGACGGTACTCCCCCGGCGACGACACCCGCCTCGTCGACTGGAAGCTGTTCGCCCGCACCGAGGAGTACTACATCAAGCAGTTCGAGGAGGAGCGCAACCTGACCGTCCACGTCCTGCTCGACGCCTCTGCCTCGATGGACTACGGCGACGGCGAGCGCCACAAGTTCGAGTACGCCGCGAAGATCGGCCTCGGATTCTGCTATCTCACCGCCGAGGAGCACAACGACTTCCGCATGTCGACCATGGGCGAGCGCTCCGAGCGGCTGGACACCGGCCGCTCGAATCGCGGCGAGGTGCTGGGGCTGATCGACCAGCTCGACGACCTCGACCCCGAGGGCGAGGCGGACTTCGAGACGGTGCTCGAAGCCTACGCCGACCGGATCCGCTCGCGGTCGCTCGTGGTCGTGCTGACCGACTGCCTCGCCGAGCCCGAGCGGATCGAATCCGGCGTCTCTGCGCTGGCTCGTAACGAGGTCGACGTGCTGCTCGTCCGGGTGATGGCACCCGACGAACGCGACCCCGGCATCGTGGGGGATGCCCTGTTCGCGGACCCGGAGAGCGAGACGACCCGCCGGTCGTATTTCAGTCAGTCGCTGGCCGACACGTATCGCTCCCGGTTAGACGCGCACGTCGACGAGGTGAACCAGCGCGTGACCGCGCTCGGTGGGGAGCACGTGCTGGTGGACACCGGCGACGAGTACTTCGGTTCGTTCGCGAGTGTCTGGTTAGGCTGA